From the Finegoldia magna ATCC 29328 genome, the window TTGGGAATAAAATATTCCGTCTACATTATGCTTGGTCTTGGTGGAGAAGCACATTCACGTGAACATGTAATGAAGACTGCAGAGTTTTTGAACAAGGTGAATCCGTTTGAAATTGTTGTTGTGAATTTGGTTTTGTTCAAGAATGCAAAATTGATAGAAAATGTGAGAAATCAAGATTTCAAAAGAGTGTCCATCAGACAGCAAATCATTGAGGAGATAATGCTTGTTCAAAATTTGAATAAAAGATGCATCTACAATGGAACTCACAAGACGAAGGCAGTGGCTGTGACATCTGTAATTCCAGATAAGAAGTATGAAATTATCGCTGTTTTGAAGCAAAGACTAGAAGATGATGACAAGGAAATGAATAAAAAAGAACGTAAAAAATGGGATAGATGGGATGAAGGTTAATGGATACGGAAAAAATCAAGAAACAAACTGGAATAAATAAGGTGATTTTCAAAAAGGAAGTCACATCGACAAATGATGAAATTCTGAATGAAAAGCAAGACGATACGTTGATGATTGCTTTTTTCCAATCGAAGGGTAAGGGAAGATATGGAAGAAAGTTTTTCTCGCCAGAAAATGGGTTGTATTTTTCGTATTTGGTAAATGAAGAAATGACATTTCAACAATCGCAATTTATCACACCAATTATGGGAATTGCTGTAAGCTATGCAATTGACGAGGTGTTCGGCGTGAATACGTCTATTAAATGGGTCAATGATATTCTGCTTGAAAAAAAGAAAATCTGCGGCATACTCACAGAATGCAAGGTGGAGAAAAATATCTGCCACGATATTGTGGTTGGTGTTGGAATTAACGTCTACCAAACAGATTTTCCAGAAGATATAAAAGATACGGCGGGATTCATTGAAGAGAAAGATGATACAGATAAAAGAGAAGATTTGGTAATAAAAATAATGCAGAATTTCAAAAGATTTTGGAGCGAGGATAGAGATAACTTGGTAGAAAAATATAGAAACAAAGCTACGTTC encodes:
- a CDS encoding biotin--[acetyl-CoA-carboxylase] ligase, giving the protein MDTEKIKKQTGINKVIFKKEVTSTNDEILNEKQDDTLMIAFFQSKGKGRYGRKFFSPENGLYFSYLVNEEMTFQQSQFITPIMGIAVSYAIDEVFGVNTSIKWVNDILLEKKKICGILTECKVEKNICHDIVVGVGINVYQTDFPEDIKDTAGFIEEKDDTDKREDLVIKIMQNFKRFWSEDRDNLVEKYRNKATFIGNEIKVHKNGDYVKAVAMNINDDFSLKVKYDDGTIEDLNIGEIFL